The segment ccaccatctccaccatctcctccacctcctccacctcctccacctcctccaccccctCGCTGGGCACTCACGGGGGTGATGACGGTGAGGTCGGGCAGATGACTCCCACCGGCACACGGGTGGTTACTCAGGATCACGTCCCCCTCCTGAAGGTCCTTCCCGAGGTGGCGGATCTGGAGAAGACATCAGGAGGACATCAGGAGGGTCTGAAACCTCCTTGAGGGGTTCttggggggttcttggggttccTGAGGAGTTCTTGGGGGGTTCTTGGAAGGTTCTTGGGGGGTTCGTGGTATTCGTGGAGGGTTCTTGGAGGGTTCTTGGGGTTCCTGGTGGGTTCTTGGGAGGTTCTTCGGGGGTTCTTGGAGGGTTCttggggttcctgaggggttcctggggggttcttggggggtcttggggttcctgaggggttcctggggggttcttggggggtcttggggttcctgaggggttcctggggggttcttggggggtcttggggttCTTGGAGGGTTCTTGGAGGGTTCTTGGGAGGTTCTTAGAGGGTTCTTGGGGTTTGtggggggttcttggggttcttggtgggttcctggggggttctTGGtgggttcctgagggggtcctggtGGGTTCTTGGAGGGttcttggggttcttggggttcttGGAAGGTTCTTGGGGGGTTCGTGGGGGGTTCTTGGAGGGTTCTTGGGGTTCCTGGTGGGTTCTTGGGAGGTTCTTGGTGGGTTCTTGGAGGGTTCttggggttcctgaggggttcctggggggttcttggggggttcttggggttcttGGAGGGTTCTTGGTGGGTTCTTGGGGTTCTTGGAGGGTTCTTGGCGGTTCTTGGAGGGTTCTTGGGGGTTCTTGGGAGGTTCTTAGAGGGTTCTTGGGGTTTGTGGGGGGTTCTTGGTGGGTTCTTGGAGGGTTCTTGGGGTTCGtggggggttcttggggttcttggggggttcctgaggggttcttggggggttcttggggttcttGAAGGGTTCttggggggttcttggggttcctggggggttctgagaggttcctggggggttcttgaggggttcttggggttcctggggggttctTGGTGGGTTCTTGGAGGGTTCTTGGGGTTCGTGGGGGGTTCTTGCAGGATTCTTGGCGTTCGTTGGGTTCTTGGGTGGTTCttggggttcctgaggggtcCCTTGTGGGTTCTTGGGAGGTTCTTAGGGTTCttggggggttcttggggttcctgaggggttcctggtgggttcttggggttcctgaggggttctTGGGGATTCCTGGTGGGTTCTTGGGGTTCCTGAGGGGCTCTTGGTGGGTTCttggggttcctgaggggttctTGGAGGGTTCTtggggtttctggtgggttcttGTTGGGGTTCCTGGGAAGGATCTCGGTGGTGGTTGTCCCCCTTGTCCCACCTGGAACTGGACGGTCTCCTGCATGGCCCCGAGGTGGACGGGGATGTGGGGAGCGTTGGACACTAAACCGCCGTCGGGGCCGAAGAGGGCACAGGAGAAGTCCAATCGCTCTTTGATGTTGGTGGAGATGGCCGTTCGCTGCAGGATGCGACCCATCTGCTCTGCACGGCGGCGCGGGGAcaccggggagggggggacaaCGGGGACCTTCAGAAGAAGACCTCAAACCTCCATGGAAgaccacccccaaaccctcagcCCTCAAGAACCCCAAAGAACCCATCAGAAAGCCACCAGGAAGCCCTCAAGAACCCAAAGAACCCACCAGGAACCTCCCAGAAGCCCTCAAGAAACCACCAGGAACCTCCTAGAAGCCCTCAAGAACCCACCAGGAACCTCCCAGAAGCCCTCAAGAACCCCAAAGAATCCACCAGAAACCCCTCAAGAACCCAAAGAACCCACCAGGAACCTCCCAGAAGCCCTCAAGAACCCCAAAGAATCCACCAGAAACCCCTCAAGAACCCAAAGAACCCACCAGGAACCTCCCAGAAGGCCTCAAGAACCCAAAGAATCCACCAGGAACCCCTCAAGAACCCAAAGAACCCACCAGGAACCTCCCAGAAGCCCTCAAGAACCCaaagaacccaccagaaacTCCTCAAGAACCCAAAGAACCCATCAGGAACTCACCAGGAAGCCCTCAAGAACCCAAAGAATCCACCAGAAATCCCTCAAGAACCCAAAGAACCCATCAGGACCTCAGCAGGAAGCCCTCAAGAAGCCAAAGAACCCACCAGGAACCTCTCAGGAGCCCTCAAGAACCCAAAGAAACCACCAGAAACTCCTCAAGAACCCAAAGAACCCATCAGGAACTCACCAGGAAGCCCTCAAGAACCCAAAGAATCCACCAGAAATCCCTCAAGAACCCAAAGAACCCATCAGGACCTCAGCAGGAAGCCCTCAAGAAGCCAAAGAACCCACCAGGAACCTCTCAGGAGCCCTCAAGAACCCAAAGAAACCACCAGGAACCCCTCAAGAAGCCAAAGAACCCATCAGAAAGCCACCAGGAAGCCCTCAAGAACCCAAAGAACCCACCAGGAACCTCTCAGAAGCCCTCAAGAACCCAAAGAACCCACCAGGAACCTCTCAGAAGCCCTCAAGAAACCAAAGAACCCATTAGAAACCCACCAGGAACCTCTCAAGAACCCAAAGAATCCACCAGGAACCTCCCAGGAAGCCCTCAAGAACCCAAAGAACCCACCAGGAACCTCCCAGAAGGCCTCAAGAACCCAAAGAACCCACCAGGAACCTCTCAGGAAGCCCTTAAGAACCCAAAGAACCCACCAGGAACCTCTCAGGAGCCCTCAAGAACCCAAAGAACCCACCAGGAACCCGTCAAGAATCCCAAGAACCCATCAGGAACCCACCAGGAAGCCCTCAAGAACCCAAAGAACCCACCAGGAACTGCTCAAGAAGCCAAAGAACCCACCAGGAATCTCCCAGAAACCCTCAAGAAGCCAAAGAACCCACCAGGAACCTCCCAGAAGGCCTCAAGAACCCAAAGAATCCACCAGGACCCCCTCAAGAAGCCaaagaacccaccagaaacccatcAAGAACCCAAAGAACCCACCAGGAACCTCTCAGAAGCCCTCAAGAAACCAAAGAACCCACCAGGAACCTCTCAAGAACCCAAAGAATGCACGAGGAACCTCCCAGAAGCCCTCAAGAACCCCAAGAACCCACCAGGAACCTCTCAGAAGGCCTCAAGAACCCAAAGAACCCACCAGGAACCTCTCAGAAGCCCTCAAGAAGCCAAAGAACCCACCAGGAACCTCTCAAGAACCCAAAGAATCCACGAGGAACCTCCCAGAAGCCCTCAAGAACCCCAAGAACCCACCAGGAACCTCTCAGAAGCCCTCAAGAACCCAAAGAACCCACCAGGAACCTCTCAGAAGCCCTCAAGAAGCCAAAGAATCCACCAGAAACCCCTCAAGAACCCAAAGAATCCACCAGAAACCCCTCAAGAACCCCAAGAACCCACCAGGAACCTCTCAGAAGCCCTCAAGAACCCAAAGAACCCATTAGAAACCCACCAGGAAGCCCTCAAGAAGCCCAAGAACCCACCAGGAACCTCTCAGGAGCCGTCAAGAACCCAAAGAACCCATCAGGAACCTCCCAGAAGCCCTCAAGAACCCACCAGGAAGCCCTCAAGAACCCAAAGAACCCACCAGGAACCTCCCAGAAGCCCTCAAGAACCCACCAGGAAGCCCTCAAGAACCTCCCAGGAACCTCCAagaacccctcaggaaccccccgAGGAACCTTCAGGAGAAGACCTGAGCTCCGTGGAAGCCCCCACGTCACCTCCCGCCACCATCCCAGCGGCGGAGGTGGACCCCCATCCGCACCTGCGATGCTCATGAAGCGGtgggagaagatggagaggtGGACGGCGTCGAGTTGAGGGGACAGAGGCCGAGGGGTCCCCGACCCCACGGCGATGATGATGTCTCCAAAGTCGGTGATGGTGGCCCTACAGCCCGGCTCCACCACGATGGTGCTGCAGGACACGCACCGGGGACAGGGCCTCCAGGacatcccaccaccaccaccacctcgaGGGCcccatgaggtcccaccacctcctcgaggtcccaccacctcctggaagtcccaccaccacctcctcgaCATCTCTATGAGgtcccatcaccacctcctggaggtccctatgaggtcccatcaccacctcctggaggtccctatggggtcccaccacctcctggaggtccccaTGAGGTCCCAtcacctcctggaggtccctatgAGGTCCCAGTACCACCTCCTGGAGGTTCCTATGAGgtcccatcaccacctcctggaggtccctatggggtcccaCTACCTCTTcgaggtccctatggggtcccaccacctcctggaggtccctatggggtcccaccacctcctggaggtccctatggggtcccaccacctcctggagggCCCCATGAGGTCCCATCACCTCCTCGAGGTCCCTATGAGgtcccatcaccacctcctggaggtccctatgaggtcccatcaccacctcctggaggtcccaatgaggtcccaccacctcctcgaggtccctatggggtcccaccacctcctggaggtTCCTATGAGGTCCCAgcaccacctcctggaggtccccatgaggtcccaccacctcctggaggtccctaaGAGGTTCTATCACCTCTTTGAGGTCCCTATGAGgtcccatcaccacctcctggaggtTCCTATGGGgtccaccacctcctggaggtccctatgAGGTCCCATCACCACTTCCTGGAGGTCTCCATGAGgtcccatcaccacctcctggaggtccctatggggtcccaccacctcctggaggtccccaTGAGGTCCCAtcacctcctggaggtccctatgAGGTCCCAtcacctcctggaggtccctatgAGGTTCTATCACCTCCTGGAGGTTCCTATGAGGTCCCATCACCACttcctggaggtccctatgaggtcccaccacctcctggaggtccctatgggctcCCATCACCTCCTGGAAGTCCCTATGAGgtcccatcaccacctcctggaggtccctatgaggtcccatcaccacctcctggaggtccccatgaggtcccaccacctcctggaggtccctatggggtcccaccacctcctggaggttcctatgaggtcccaccacctcaAGGAGGTTCCTATGAGgtcccatcaccacctcctggaggtccccaTGAGGTCCCATCACCTCCTGGAGGTCTCTATGAGGTCCCATCACCACCTTATGGAGGTCCCCAagaggtcccaccacctcctggaggtctctatgggctcccaccacctcctgaaggtcccatcaccacctcctggaggtTCCTATGGGCTCCCATCACCTCCTCGAGgtcccatcaccacctcctggaggtcccaatgaggtcccaccacctcctggaggtccctatgAGGTTCTATCACCTCCTGGAGGTTCCTATGAAgtcccatcaccacctcctggaggtccctatggggtcccaccacctcctggaggtccctatgggctcccatcaccacctcctggaggtccccatgaggtcccaccacctcctggaggtccctatggggtcccaccacctcctggaggtccccgTAAGGTTCCACCATCTCCTGGAGgtcccatcaccacctcctggaggtccctatggggtcccaCTACCTCTTCGAGGTCCCTATGAGgtcccatcaccacctcctCGACGTCTCTATGGGGTCCCATCACCTCTTTGAGCTCCCCATGAGGTTCTATCACCTCttggaggtccctatggggacccatcaccacctcctggaggtcccaatgaggtcccaccacctcctggaggtccctatgaggtcccaccaccacctcctggaggtccccatgaggtcccaccacctcctggaggtcccaccaccacTTCCTTGACTTCTCTATGGGGTCTCACCACttcctggaggtccctatgggctcccaccacctcctcgaGGTCCCTATGAGGTTCCAtcaccacctcctggaggtccctatgaggtcccaccacctcctggaaGTCCCACCACTACCTCCTTGACGTCTctatggggtcccaccacctcctcgaggtccctatggggtcccaCTACCTCTTCGAGGTCCCTATGAGgtcccatcaccacctcctggaggtcccaatgaggtcccaccacctcctggaggtccctatggggtcccaccacctccttgaggtctctatggggtcccaCTACCTCTTCAAGGTCCCTATGAGGTCCCAgcaccacctcctggaggtccctatgggctcCCATCACCTtctggaggtccctatgggctcccaccaccaccttgaGCTCCCTATGAGGTCCCAAGACCTCCTGGaagtcccaccaccacctcctcgaGGTCCCTATGGGCTCCCATCACTCCCTGGAGGTCCCCAGGAGGTTCCATCTCCCCCTGGAGGTCCtcatgaggtcccaccaccacctcctggagcTCCCCATGAGGTTCCACCATCTCCTCAATGTCCCCATGAGGACCCATCACCACCTCCTCGAGGTCcccatgaggtcccaccacctcctgaaggtcccatcaccacctcctGAAGGTCCCTATGGGCTCCCAtcacctcctggaggtcccaatgaggtcccatcaccacctcctggaggtccctatggggtcccaccaccacctcctggaggtccctatggggtcccatcacctcctggaggtccctatgggctcccaccaccacctcctggaggtcccaatgaggtcccaccaccaccttgaGCTCCCCATGAGGTCCCACCAACTCCTGGAGGCCTCATCACCACCTCCTGGAAGTCACTATGAGgtcccatcaccacctcctggaggtccctatggggtcccaCTACCTCTTCGAGGTCCCTATGAGgtcccatcaccacctcctgaaggtcccaatgaggtcccaccacctcctggaggtccctatggggtcccaccacctcctggaggtccctatggggttctatcacctcctggaggtccccatgaggtcccaccacctcctgaaggtcccatcaccacctcctGAAGGTCcccatgaggtcccaccacctcctggaggtcccaccaccacctccttgaCTTCTctatggggtcccaccacctcctggaggtccctatgggctcccaccacctcctcgaGGTCCCTATGAGGTCCCATCACCACCTTATGGAGGTCcccatgaggtcccaccacctcctggaagtcccaccaccacctcctggaggtctctatggggtcccaccacctcctcgaggtccctatggggttcTATCACCTCTTcgaggtccctatggggtcccaTCTCCCCCTGGAGGTCCCGaggaggtcccaccaccacctcctggaggtccctatgaggtcccaccacctcctggaagtcccaccaccacctcctcgaTGTCTttatggggtcccaccacctcctcgaGGTCCCTATGAGGTTCTATCACCTCTTCGAGgtcccatcaccacctcctCGAGGTCCCTATGAGGTTCTATCACCTCTTCGAGgtcccatcaccacctcctcgaggtccctatggggttcTATCACCTCTTGGAGGTCCCTATGAGGTCCCATCTCCCCCTGGAGGTCCCGaggaggtcccaccaccacctcctggaggtccctatgaggtcccaccacctccgGGaagtcccaccaccacctcctggacGTCTttatgaggtcccaccacctcctcgaGGTCCCTATGAGGTTCTATCACCTCTTCGAGGTCCCATCACCACCTTCTGGAGGTCCctatgaggtcccaccacctcctaGAAGTCCCACCACTACCTCCTTGACGTCTTTACggggtcccaccacctcctcgaggtccctatggggttcTATCACCTCTTCGAGgtcccatcaccacctcctcgaggtccctatggggttcTATCACCTCTTCGAGgtcccatcaccacctcctcgaggtccctatggggttcTATCACCTCttggaggtccctatggggtcccaCCTCCCCCTGGAGGTCCCGaggaggtcccaccaccacctccttgaGCTCcccatgaggtcccaccacctcctggaagtcccaccaccacctcctcgaCATCTttatggggtcccaccacctcctcggGGTCCCTATGAGGTTCTATCACCTCTTCGAGgtcccatcaccacctcctCGAGGTCCCTATGAGGTTCTATCACCTCCTCGAGgtcccatcaccacctcctcgaggtccctatggggttctatcacctcctggaggtccctatgAGGTCCCATCTCCCCCTGGAGGTCCCGaggaggtcccaccaccacctcctggaggtccctatgggctcccaccacctcctggaggtccctatgaggtcccatcaccaccaccttgaGCTCcccatgaggtcccaccacctcctggaagtcccaccaccacctcctcgaCATCTttatggggtcccaccacctcctcggGGTCCCTATGAGGTTCTATCACCTCTTCGAGgtcccatcaccacctcctCGAGGTCCCTATGAGGTTCTATCACCTCTTTGAGGTCCCCATGAGgtcccatcaccaccaccttgaGCTCcccatgaggtcccaccacctcctggaagtcccaccaccacctcctcgaCGTCTttatggggtcccaccacctcctcgaGGTCCCTATGAGGTTCTATCACCTCTTGGAGGTCCCTATGAGGTCCCATCTCCCCCTGGAGGTCCCGaggaggtcccaccaccacctcctggaggtccttatgaggtcccaccacctcctggaagtcccaccaccacctcctcaacgtctctatggggtcccaccacctcTTTGAGCTCCCCATGAGGTTCTATCACCTCTTCGAGgtcccatcaccacctcctcgaggtccctatggggttcTATCACCTCTTCGAGGCCCCATCACCACCTCCTCGAGATCCCTATGGGGTTCTATCACCTCTTCGAGgtcccatcaccacctcctCGAGGTCCCTATGAGGTTCTATCACCTCTTCGAGgtcccatcaccacctcctCGAGGTCCCTATGAGGTTCTATCACCTCTTCGAGgtcccatcaccacctcctcgaggtccctatggggttcTATCACCTCTTGGAGGTCCctatgaggtcccaccacctcctggaggtcccgaggtggtcccaccaccacctcctggaggtccctatgaggtcccaccacctccgGGaagtcccaccaccacctcctcgaCGTCTTTATGggctcccaccacctcctcgaGGTCCCTATGAGGTTCTATCACCTCTTCGAGgtcccatcaccacctcctCGAGATCCCTATGGGGTTCTATCACCTCTTTGAGgtcccatcaccacctcctcgaggtccctatggggtcccaccacctcctcgaGGTCCCTATGAGGTTCTATCACCTCTTCGAGgtcccatcaccacctcctggaggtccctatggggtcccaccacctcctggaggtccccaTGAGGTCCCATCTCCCCCTGGAGGTCCCGaggaggtcccaccaccacctcctggaggtccccaTGAGGTCCCATCTCCCCCTGGAGGTCCCGaggaggtcccaccaccacctcctggaggtccctatgaggtcccaccacctcctaGAAGTCCCACCACTGCCTCCTTGACGTCTttatgaggtcccaccacctccttgaGGTCCCTATGAGGTTCTATCACCTCTTCGAGgtcccatcaccacctcctcgaggtccctatggggttctatcacctcctggaggtccctatgAGGTCCCACCTCCCCCTGGAGGTCCCGAGGAGGTCCCACCTGTTGGTGTCGATGACGATGGCGGGGCCGTCGATGGTGTGGTCACTCTCGAGGTTCTCCAGAAGGAACACCGGAGTCTCCATGAAACCGTTGTCGAAGTAACACGGCGTCACCTGTtggaggtcccaccaccaccaccgtgGGGTCAGTGTGGACCTTCCCGGTGGTCCCAtcagggtggtggtggtggcggttGTCACCATTTCGGGCCGAAGAGGTCTCCCGGTGGGAGTCCGTCGGGCGTCGCAGGAGACACCGCTGCTGCCCACGGCGCGGACGCGGACATCGTCCACCAGGATGGGGCGGTCCGGGATGGAGAACCCAAACTCCGTCACATACctgaggggacacgggggaggtgggggagggggaggagatggaggtggaggtggaggtggagatggagatggggatggggatggaggtggaggtggaggtg is part of the Cuculus canorus isolate bCucCan1 chromosome 2, bCucCan1.pri, whole genome shotgun sequence genome and harbors:
- the LOC128851140 gene encoding proline-rich proteoglycan 2-like, whose product is MVALQPGSTTMVLQDTHRGQGLQDIPPPPPPRGPHEVPPPPRGPYGVPPPPGGPHEVPSPPGGPYEVLSPPGGSYEVPSPLPGGPYEVPPPPGGPYGLPSPPGSPYEVPSPPPGGPYEVPSPPPGGPHEVPPPPGGPYGVPPPPGGSYEVPPPQGGSYEVPSPPPGGPHEVPSPPGGLYEVPSPPYGGPQEVPPPPGGLYGLPPPPEGPITTSWRFLWAPITSSRSHHHLLEVPMRSHHLLEVPMRFYHLLEVPMKSHHHLLEVPMGSHHLLEVPMGSHHHLLEVPMRSHHLLEVPMGSHHLLEVPVRFHHLLEVPSPPPGGPYGVPLPLRGPYEVPSPPPRRLYGVPSPL